A part of Fusarium oxysporum Fo47 chromosome III, complete sequence genomic DNA contains:
- a CDS encoding mitochondrial nucleoid protein MNP1: MSCRYAAQSCARHLRTARAARAPTQFVRISAASRRWNSTDAAPANPKIEAIVDQISQLTLLETADLVSSLKTKLNIPDMPIGGFAAAAPAAAPAPAEEAEEAAPAAAEKTLFTLKLQGFDAPSKAKVIKEIKNMLGLSLVDSKKFVESAPKMMKENVPKEDAEKIIAAMKELGATVVME, encoded by the exons ATGTCTTGTCGGTACGCCGCCCAGAGCTGTGCTCGCCACCTCCGAACCGCTCGCGCTGCCCGGGCACCCACACAGTTCGTCCGAATCTCAGCTGCCTCGAGGAGATGGAACTCAACCGATGCCGCTCCTGCCAACCCCAAGATCGAAGCCATTGTCGATCAGATCAGCCAGCTTACTCTCTTGGAGACTGCTGACCTTGTTTCAAGCCTCAAG ACCAAGCTCAACATTCCCGATATGCCCATAGGCGGCTTTGCTGCTGCCGCTCCCGCTGCTGCCCCTGCCCCcgccgaagaagccgaggaggCTGCTCCTGCTGCCGCCGAGAAGACACTCTTCACCCTCAAGTTGCAAGGGTTCGATGCCCcatccaaggccaaggttatcaaggagatcaagaacatgCTCGGTCTGAGCTTGGTGGATAGCAAGAAGTTCGTCGAGAGTGCgcccaagatgatgaaggagaacGTCCCgaaagaagatgctgagaagattATCGCCGCCATGAAGGAGCTGGGCGCCACTGTGGTTATGGAGTAA
- a CDS encoding CTD kinase subunit gamma CTK3-domain-containing protein, producing the protein MADPFEVRMRFTSQLQHLNASVTSAQKAAQYALRFRDMDEDLHSCILEQLERQNNMNIRANIMYFIEHFLDMAQRDGHPDYIRMMQRDIIRVVDAVAPDDGSGAANVKVVRKVLQGLQGKGYLEPQAVSQIEDVIKERETNVEDLGLASPNGDVEMTDMPPSQTIPKPGRRSTSHQLDKRQIEQRIEEDRERHKRERESIWAVPKAENAEMDRLWEETSDFGEDDDRLLTEELDDFQKEMEIQSNCQHHHGAANGNRH; encoded by the exons ATGGCCGACCCATTTGAAGTGCGAATGCGCTTCACCTCacagcttcaacatctcaacGCGTCAGTTACATCTGCTCAGAAAGCCGCACAATATGCGCTTAGATTCAGAGATATGGATGAGGACTTGCATTCGTGCATCCTGGAACAGCTTGAACGA CAGAACAATATGAACATACGTGCCAATATCATGTACTTTATCGAGCACTTCCTAGATATGGCGCAACGTGACGGACACCCCGACTACATTCGAATGATGCAACGGGACATTATCCGTGTCGTCGATGCTGTTGCCCCGGATGATGGGTCAGGTGCTGCCAACGTCAAAGTGGTCCGAAAG GTCTTGCAGGGTCTTCAAGGAAAAGGGTACCTGGAGCCGCAAGCAGTCAGTCAGATCGAAGATGTCATCAAAGAACGTGAGACAAATGTCGAAGACCTAGGCCTAGCTTCACCAAATGGAGATGTCGAGATGACAGACATGCCCCCTTCACAAACCATACCTAAGCCAGGTCGACGGAGCACGTCACACCAGCTTGACAAACGTCAAATTGAGCAACGAATCGAGGAGGACCGCGAGCGCCACAAGCGTGAGCGCGAAAGCATTTGGGCAGTGCCCAAAGCCGAGAACGCTGAGATGGACAGACTGTGGGAGGAAACGAGCGACTTtggagaagacgacgacCGTCTGCTCACCGAAGAGCTGGATGACTTTCAAAAAGAGATGGAGATACAGTCTAATtgccagcatcatcatggagCAGCGAACGGCAACCGTCACTAA
- a CDS encoding pyrroline-5-carboxylate reductase dimerization-domain-containing protein: MSPNTMALTPYGSNGSTDLTMAVLGCGTMGVAILSGILNSLAEMQGPKPLQSLPRSGTSTPGDEVPERLPSRFVASVATAAGAKRVKGALWEHSSILKVVHNDNIGAVQQAEVVLLTCKPWMVKEILSEPGISKALHGKLLVSVCAGITVEDIEIALHGAVPSKDPEEDGRCRIVRAMCNTAAVIRESMTVIASPSSPLDHATESLVTWIFRRIGDVVYLPTRHMDASTALCASGPAFFALVLEAAIDGAVAMGIPRADAQRMATQSMRGTAGLVQNGEHPALLREKVCTSGGCTIGGVLVLEEGRVRGSVSRAVREAAVVAGQIGKGADGVNGTRFPGARYE, translated from the exons ATGTCTCCCAACACAATGGCTCTCACGCCTTATGGCTCAAACGGCAGTACAGACCTCACAATGGCTGTTCTTGGTTGTG GAACCATGGGAGTTGCTATCCTCAGTGGTATCTTAAACTCACTCGCTGAGATGCAAGGACCTAAGCCCCTCCAGTCCCTCCCCAGATCAGGAACCTCAACTCCTGGCGACGAGGTGCCTGAACGACTACCTTCACGCTTCGTTGCCAGCGTTGCTACTGCAGCGGGCGCTAAGCGTGTCAAGGGCGCTCTCTGGGAGCATTCCTCCATTCTCAAGGTTGTCCACAACGACAACATTGGTGCCGTTCAGCAGGCTGAGGTTGTTCTGCTAACTTGCAAGCCATGGATGGTTAAAGAGATCCTTAGCGAGCCTGGTATTTCAAAAGCTCTGCACGGCAAACTTCTTGTCAGCGTTTGTGCTGGTATCACAGTAGAGGACATCGAAATCGCTCTCCACGGCGCTGTACCCTCCAAGGACCCAGAGGAGGATGGTCGATGCCGCATTGTCCGGGCCATGTGCAACACAGCTGCCGTGATCCGTGAATCGATGACTGTTATCGCTTCTCCTAGTTCTCCCCTCGACCATGCCACCGAGAGCCTTGTTACCTGGATCTTCAGGCGCATTGGTGACGTTGTCTACCTTCCCACGCGACATATGGATGCCTCGACAGCTCTGTGTGCTTCAGGTCCCGCTTTCTTCGCCCTGGTGCTAGAAGCTGCCATTGATGGCGCTGTTGCTATGGGCATTCCCCGTGCCGATGCTCAGCGCATGGCTACTCAGTCTATGAGAGGTACTGCTGGTCTTGTCCAAAATGGCGAGCACCCTGCTCTTCTCCGGGAGAAGGTTTGTACATCCGGTGGCTGCACTATTGGTGGTGTCTTGGTTCTTGAAGAGGGCAGAGTCCGTGGCTCCGTCTCAAGAGCTGTACGTGAGGCCGCTGTTGTGGCCGGTCAGATTGGAAAGGGGGCTGACGGTGTAAATGGCACCAGGTTTCCCGGTGCACGTTATGAATGA